CAACATCTCTAAATCGATAATCTTCGTCTAACACGTTCCATTTCTGATTCTCCTTGGGCTTAATAAGTACTAAATTTCCCTCTCTACAAAGAACCATAActccataaacatcatcatttGTTGGTAAATTTGGGTTTGATGACAAAATCACAACTTTTTTAACATCTACTTCCCCTACATAAAGTTCTTTAACTTCAACACTGTATTGAGAATTTGGAATTTGAACAAGATATGCTTCTTGTAACTCTGAATGATGATGTTTAAGAACATACTCTTTACATAATTCAACAACATGGAAATCTAATAACTGAAATACCTTTGGAAAGTTTCTTGGTAATGGTTtgatttgaactctagataaagGGTTtaccaattgaacaactttatctTTCCCGATTTTTCCTTCAACTTTGATTACCCATACTTgagaatcaccaccaccaccaccattactatTACCAGCTTCGTGAGGAAGTCGAACAGCGTAGATTGTTGTTTCTAACAGAACACAAAAACGAGATGGGGTTTCTTCATTATTAATGGATTTTATAGGAGAAGGAAGTTTAAGAGCTAATGATGAAATTAAGTTTGCAGAAGATCGGAATGTAGTACAAACTGCTCGGAATCGACGAACATTAACTTTGTCGTTTAAGTGTTGGGATATCTCTGTTAATAACTCTTTGGGTAATTCAGACCAATCAGCtttgtacattttttttttttggaatttagaAAGCAGAACAGAATAAAACTTGAAAAACACCCGACTTTTTCTGACTGTGATTAAGAATATTCAAGATTTGAGGTGGTAAAGAGGGTTTTTCAGACTTTAATCTTTGTGCCAATTGCCAAGTGTTGGCTTCATTCTTGCATGAGCGCCATTTTGTTTTTGGATGCAAACTCGGTTTGATTGTGGTCTAGTTTGGTCGGTTCGGTTTCCAGAAAGAAACAAGGGCAAATTCGACTTTTGACTAAGTGCTCCAAATATATAATAGAGGTGGAGAAAGTTCAATATCTCTAATTCTCCCAACGGGAATACGATGAGATTCAGTGGAA
This is a stretch of genomic DNA from Papaver somniferum cultivar HN1 chromosome 1, ASM357369v1, whole genome shotgun sequence. It encodes these proteins:
- the LOC113342032 gene encoding F-box protein At2g17036-like, giving the protein MYKADWSELPKELLTEISQHLNDKVNVRRFRAVCTTFRSSANLISSLALKLPSPIKSINNEETPSRFCVLLETTIYAVRLPHEAGNSNGGGGGDSQVWVIKVEGKIGKDKVVQLVNPLSRVQIKPLPRNFPKVFQLLDFHVVELCKEYVLKHHHSELQEAYLVQIPNSQYSVEVKELYVGEVDVKKVVILSSNPNLPTNDDVYGVMVLCREGNLVLIKPKENQKWNVLDEDYRFRDVVSYNGNFYAVDAAGRAVVVDTNLELNVVAEPPVTVGGGTEKRLVISDGDLFLVDVYMYSGSDDSDGDENGDQTESDDEEIPLVLDYEAIPCEFEVYKLDECNLRWVRVEDLGGRVFVIGERSSFSVWPRDLSRHKGNCIFFMDGLYTSYGAEEDREVYIHNTGLFSLEDKKIGPGSFASYNQLFWPPPSWIMPN